In the Oscillospiraceae bacterium genome, GAGGAGCGGTTCAAGAACCTGCTGGAAGAACTCTACCGTGACCGCAGCACCATCCTTTTTATTGATGAGATCCATCTTATCGCCGGGGCCGGTGCGGCCGAGGGGGCCATCGATGCCGCCAGCATCCTGAAGCCGATGCTGGCCCGGGGCGAGATCCAGCTCATCGGTGCCACCACGCCGGAGGAATACCGCAAGACCATCCAGAAAGATTCCGCGCTGGAGCGCCGCTTTGGGAAAGTAATGGTAGAAGAGCCCACCCCCGAAAACGCTGAAAAGATTTTGCTGGGCCTGATGCCCCGTTACGAGCGTTACCACTGTGTCGCCATCCCACCCGAGACGATTCACGCCGCCGTGGAGTTAAGCGTGCGCTACCTGCCGGGGCGTTTTTTGCCGGATAAGGCCATCGACCTGCTGGACGAAGCAGCCGCCGCACTTCGCATAACCGACAAGGAATCCTCCGGCCGCAGGGTGCTGACGCCGCGTCATATTGCCCGGGTCGTCAGCAAGGCCAGCGGCGTCCCGGCCGAGCGGGTAGGGGAAGCCGAGCGGGAGCGGCTGAACCAGCTGGAAGCCCGCCTCAGTGCCGAGGTCATCGGCCAGCCCGCTGCTGTTTCTGCTGTGGCCGCTGCCATCCGCCGCAGCCGCACCGGCCTGCGGGAGAACGGACGTCCCATCGGTGCCATGCTGTTTTTAGGTCCCACCGGCGTGGGCAAAACGCAGCTGGCCCGCACACTGGCCAAATGCTGGTTCGGCAGTGAGAAATCCCTGCTGCGCTTTGACATGTCCGAATATATGGAGAAGCACACTGTCGCCCGCCTGCTGGGCGCGCCGCCCGGCTATGTCGGCCACGAGGAAGGCGGCCAATTGACCGAGGCCGTGCGCCGCCGCCCCTACAGCGTGGTGCTGTTTGACGAGATTGAAAAAGCGCACAGCGACATTCAAAATCTGTTGCTGCAAATCTTGGAGGGTGGCTCTTTGACAGATGCCCAGGGGCGGCGGGCGGATTTTTCCAACACTATTATCCTGCTTACTTCCAATCTGGGTGCCCGCTGCCTGTCCGGGCAGACAGCCCCGCTGGGTTTTGGTACTGCGCAGACCGAGCGCTCCCGCCGCAGCAAACAGGCGATACAGGAAGCCAAGGATTATTTCCGGCCCGAACTGATGGGCCGCCTGGATGAAGTCGTCGTCTTTGATCCACTCGGTCCCGAACAACTGGCTGGTATTGCCGACCGCCTGTTGCGTGAACTGGAAGTCCGCGCTGCCGGGCAAGGGTATCTGCTTACCCATACTGCGTCCGCCGCCAAAGTGCTGGCAGGGGACACTGTGCCGCCCTACGGTGCCCGCGAACTGCGCCGCAAGGTCAGCCGCGCCGTCGAGCAGGCCCTCGCCGACCGTATCGCCGCCGGCACCGCCCACCCCGGCACATTGTACACCGCCGATGCCGACGCCGACGGTCATATCATCCTGACCGAAAGCGATTCGGCTTTGTGCGTATAAATATAAAAATAAAGGCTCCCCTCAAGGGGAGCCTTTATTTTTAATACCCTTTTAATCTTACGGCTTCACGCTAAATTCCTGCTCGCAGTACACGCAGCGGTACTTTCCGCTGGGGGTCAGCGCAAAAATATGGTCACAGCCTTCCTCAATCGAGGTAATGCACCGCGGGTTCTTGCACTTGATGACATTGACCAATCGCTTGGGCTGCTCGGGGCGGCTCTTTTTCGCCACGTGGCCATTCTCGATGAACGTAATACTGATCTTCGGGTCTACATAGCCCAAAATATCAAAGCTCAGGCCGCTCACGTCACCCTCGATTTTGATGATGTCCTTCTTGCCACTTTTCTGGCTGCGGACATTCTGCAGCAAGGCCACGGTGGCGTCGCTCAGCTTTTCCAGCTCCATCAGGTGGTACAGGGCCAGGCCGGTGCCTGCGGTGATATGGTCAATGACCACGCCGTTCTGAATTTCATCAACCTTCAACATCGAAAGCTACCTCCCCAGTTTTAGGATCTTTCAAGCCAAGCAGCGTCATGATCAGGGCCATGCGCATATGCACGCCGTTCTGCACCTGGTCAAAGTAAGCGGCACGCGGGTCATCATCCACATCCAGCGTGATCTCATTCACACGGGGCAGGGGATGCAGCACCGCCATGTCGGCCGGGGCCAGATCCAGCTTTGCCTTGGTCAGCACGTAGCTGTTCTTCAGGCGGATGTAATCTTCCTCGTTGAAGAAACGTTCGCGCTGCACGCGGGTCATGTACAGGATGTCAAGCTGGGGCAGGGCTTCTTCCAGGCTGCGGGTCTCGACATACTCAATGCCGTTGGGCTCCAGAATTTCGCTGATGATGTAGTCCGGCACACGCAGTTCTTCGGGCGAGACCAGCACAAACCTCATGCCCGGCAGGCGGGACAGGCTCTTGATCAGGCTGTGCACGGTGCGGCCAAACTTCAAATCGCCGCAGAAACCGATGGTCAGGTGGTCCAGGCGGCCCTTGCGCTGGCGGATGGTCATCATGTCCAGCAGCGTCTGGGTGGGGTGGCTGTGGCCGCCATCACCGGCATTGATGACCGGGATGCGGCTGTAGCGGGAGGCACGCAGCGGGGCGCCCTCTTTGGGGTGGCGCATGGCGGCAATGTCAGCCACGCAGCTGACCACGCGGATGGTATCAGCCACGGTCTCTCCCTTGCTGGCGCTGGAAACACCGGCATCGGGGAAGCCAAGCACCTGGCCGCCCAGGTTCAGCATAGCAGCCTCAAAGGAAAGGCGGGTACGGGTGCTGGGTTCATAGAACAAAGTGGCCAGGCGTTTGCGGGCCGCTACGTCGCGGTAAGCGGCCGGGTCCTCATGGATACGGTCGGCAAGGTCCATCAGACTGAGCGTTTCTTCCAGCGTAAAGTCCGCCGGGTCGATCAAATGTCTCATACACATTCCCCTTTATTCAACGGTCTATGATCTTCTCGGCAGCACCGCACCTTGCATTGTGCAGCACTGCTGTATGTCAAAGCGGTCGCCCGCCTGAACACCATTACAAAAGCTTGCGCACCATCGCAAAATCAAAGAAATCAGTATAATAAGTTTGGCAGCACAGCACCGGTTTGCACAGGCGGGAGTAGCAGATCTCCTCCAGCTGCAAAAGCGCCTGTTCGGGGCGCAGGGCCAGCTGGCGGCGGATGCCTGCCGGGCCGGACACTGCATGCAGGTGGGCCACAGTCTCCGTCACTTCAGTATGGCAGTGGCGGGCGGCAATATCAAAAATGGGCTGGCTGAAATCAATGCCTTCCAGCCGCTTATTGTCAAATAAAGAAAGCGGCAGAATATCGGTGGAAAACAGCACCGGCGTATCATCCGCCATCACGCGGCGGCGCACAAACACCAACGTCTGCGGGGCGTCGGTGGGCAGCTGCAGCTTTTCGGCCAAAGCGGGGGAGGCGATTTCCCGCGTTACGCTCAAGTTATCGCTGCGGGGTTCCTTGCCAATAGTGCGGATCATTTTATAGAATTCCAACTTCTGATCCATGCGGTTTTTCAGCTGCACCACATCCCGGTTTACCAAGGTGCCAATGCCGCGCACACGTTCCAGGTAGCCGTCGCGCTCCAGCTCGCTCAGGGCGTCGCGCACTACCGTGCGGCTAACCCCCAGATCGGAAGCCAGCTCCAATTCACTGGGCAGCTGGGCAGCACCGCTATAGCGGCCATTTTCCAGTTCCTCCAGCAGGCGGGCAGCCGTATGCTGGCTGCGCAGCTCACCGCCCAGCCGGTTTTCGGTCTGTTTATTCATCGATCAAATTCCTTTCGGGCCCGACATACGTCTGCCAGGCAGCATTTATCGCAGTAGGGGGTGGTGCGCGCCGTGCACACCGCGCGGCCATGGTCTACCAGCCGGTGGCAGAAATCACTGCCTTCTTCCGGCGGAATGATCTTCCACAGTTCCTTTTCGACTTTTGCCGGTTCCTTAATGCCGTCCACCAGGCCGATGCGGTTGCACAGCCGGATGCAGTGGGTGTCAGTCACGATGGCCGGCTTGCCGAACACATCCCCCATAATCAGGTTGGCGCTTTTGCGGCCCACACCGGGCAGGCTCAGCAGCGCGTCAAAGTCGCTGGGCACTTTGCCGCCGTATTCATCCCGCAGCTTGCGCATACAGGCAGAAATATCCCGTGCCTTGCTGCGCCCCAGGCCGCAGGGTTTTACAATGGCTTCGATTTCTTCCGGTTCGGCCGCTGCCAACGCTTCCACACTGGGATATCTGGCAAACAGGTCCTGCACCACCACGTTTACACGGGCGTCGGTGCACTGTGCCGCCAGCCGTACCGACACCAACAGCTGCCAGGCGTGGTCATAATCCAGCGTACATTCTGAGCGGGGGTATTCTTTTTTCAGCCTATCAATACAGATCCGTGCGAGTTCTTTTTTAGTCACAGGATTCGCTCCGTTTCGTTTTCTTCTCTTGATTTTACCACGATGCGCCCTTTTAATCAAGCGCAGAAGTATGATGTTTTGGTACATATCCCCCCATGTGTTTTCCTGAATCGCCGATACGGCAAAATTTTCCCGTAAAACACAGTTTACATCGGCCTTTTATCGGTGCTGCCTTGATTTCACCGCCAAAATCACCTATAATTTAATGATAAGAATTTCTATTTTATGCGGCATACACGCCGCAGCATTTTTAGCTAAATTTATAGTAAGTAAAGGAAATCCACCATGGAGCCATTGGCACAGCGTCTGCGCCCCCGCACTTTGGATGAAGTCTGCGGACAGCAGCATCTTTTAGGCAAGAATCAGGTTTTCCGCCGCACGGTCGAAAGCGGCCATATCCCCAACATGATCTTCTACGGTCCCTCCGGCGTAGGCAAAACCACTGTGGCCAGCATCATCGCTGCAGGCAGCGGCATGAAACTGCACAAACTTAACGGCACCACCGCCTCCACCAGCGACATCAAGTCGGTGCTGAACGACATCGGCACCTTGGGTACCGACGGCGGCATCCTGCTGTATCTGGACGAGATCCAGTACTTCAACAAGCGCCAGCAGCAAAGCCTGCTGGAATGTGTAGAGCAGGGCACCGTCACCCTGATTGCCTCCACCACCGAGAACCCATACTTTTATGTATACAACGCGCTGCTTTCCCGCTGCACGGTGTTTGAGTTCAAGGCACTGACCGCCGCCGACATCCGCCAGGGCTTGCAAAACGCCGTAGCCCGCCTGGGGGCCGACGACCAGACGCCGATTTTGATCCCGGACGACGCGCTGGACTACCTGGCCCAAAGTGCGGGCGGCGATATGCGCAAAGCCCTGGGCAACCTGGAGTTTGCCGTCACCGCTGCGCCGATCGAGAACGGCACCCGCACCATCGACCTTTCCATGGTGCAGCAGGTAGCCGTGCGCACTGCCATGCGGTACGATAAGCTGGGCGACGACCATTATGATATTGTCTCGGCTTACCAAAAGTCGATGCGCGGCTCCGATCCGGACGCCGCCCTGCATTATCTGGCCCGCCTTCTGGAAGCCGGTGACCTGCCCAGCGCCTGCCGCCGCCTGATGGTCTGCGCCTGTGAGGATGTTGGCCTGGCCTGGCCGCAGATCATCCCCATTGTAAAGGCTGCCGTGGACATTGCCAACGCTGTCGGCCTACCGGAAGCTCGGCTTCCGCTGGCCGATGCTGTGGTATTGGTCGCCACGGCACCCAAATCCAACTCTGCCCACAATGCCATCAACGCCGCCGTCGCGGATGTCCAGGCAGGCCGCACCGGCCCCATCCCGCGTCAGCTGCAAAACAAACACTATGACGGCGCCGACGCCAAGGTCAAGGGCCAGCATTACCTCTACCCTCACGATTTTCCCAACCACTGGACCGCCCAGCAATACCTGCCCGATGCCATCAAGGACCGCCGCTACTACGAACCCGGCGACAACAAAAACGAGCAGGCTTTTGCCCAATACTGGAAGATGATCAAAGGAGAATAACCATGTCCACCCTCCACTGCGAAAACGTTACGTTTCCTTCCTCTGACAGGAAACATACCTCCTCGGCCGTCATTTATACCTGCCCGGACGTGCCCGTGCGGGCAGTCATCCAGCTCAGCCACGGCATGTGCGAGTACGTCCGCCGCTATGCACCGATGGCGGATTTCTACGCCGCCCATGGCATTGCCCTGGCAGGCAACGACCACCTGGGCCACGGCGACACCGCCCAGGCAGGGGAGCACGGCCACTACGGCGAAAAGGACGGCCGCTTTCATCTGCTGGACGACCTGCATACAATGAACAGCCTGCTGCACGAGCGTTTTCCCGGCCTGCCCATCATCCTGTACGGCCACAGCATGGGCAGCTTTTATGCACGATGGTACGCTGAAAAGTGGTCGGAGAGTATCACGGCACTTATCATTTCCGGCACAGCTGGTCCCAGCGTGATGAACGCCATCGGCCAGCGTCTGGCTGCTCTGATTGCTGCCGTCAAGGGCAATGACGCCGTCTCGCCCTTGATGGTCAATCTGAATTTCGGCAGCTATTGCAAGCGCATCCCGGATGCCGCCTCGCCTAACGCCTGGCTCAGCCGCGACACCCAGGTCGTACGGGATTATGACGCCGACAAGCTCTGCACCTTCTCGTTCACCGCGGGCACCTACCGGGAGATGCTGGCCACCCTCAACCACGTCAGCCGCAAAAGCTGGGCTGAGGGAATCGCCAAGGACCTGCCCATCCTGCTCATAGCCGGTGACGCTGACCCCGTAGGCAACTATGGCGCCGGTGTACGCACCGTCTGGGCCATGCTGGGTGACGCC is a window encoding:
- a CDS encoding aspartate carbamoyltransferase regulatory subunit: MLKVDEIQNGVVIDHITAGTGLALYHLMELEKLSDATVALLQNVRSQKSGKKDIIKIEGDVSGLSFDILGYVDPKISITFIENGHVAKKSRPEQPKRLVNVIKCKNPRCITSIEEGCDHIFALTPSGKYRCVYCEQEFSVKP
- the pyrB gene encoding aspartate carbamoyltransferase, which produces MRHLIDPADFTLEETLSLMDLADRIHEDPAAYRDVAARKRLATLFYEPSTRTRLSFEAAMLNLGGQVLGFPDAGVSSASKGETVADTIRVVSCVADIAAMRHPKEGAPLRASRYSRIPVINAGDGGHSHPTQTLLDMMTIRQRKGRLDHLTIGFCGDLKFGRTVHSLIKSLSRLPGMRFVLVSPEELRVPDYIISEILEPNGIEYVETRSLEEALPQLDILYMTRVQRERFFNEEDYIRLKNSYVLTKAKLDLAPADMAVLHPLPRVNEITLDVDDDPRAAYFDQVQNGVHMRMALIMTLLGLKDPKTGEVAFDVEG
- a CDS encoding lysophospholipase, with amino-acid sequence MSTLHCENVTFPSSDRKHTSSAVIYTCPDVPVRAVIQLSHGMCEYVRRYAPMADFYAAHGIALAGNDHLGHGDTAQAGEHGHYGEKDGRFHLLDDLHTMNSLLHERFPGLPIILYGHSMGSFYARWYAEKWSESITALIISGTAGPSVMNAIGQRLAALIAAVKGNDAVSPLMVNLNFGSYCKRIPDAASPNAWLSRDTQVVRDYDADKLCTFSFTAGTYREMLATLNHVSRKSWAEGIAKDLPILLIAGDADPVGNYGAGVRTVWAMLGDAGVQDLTCQIYEGARHELHNETNRQEVFDYVLTWIECHI
- a CDS encoding replication-associated recombination protein A yields the protein MEPLAQRLRPRTLDEVCGQQHLLGKNQVFRRTVESGHIPNMIFYGPSGVGKTTVASIIAAGSGMKLHKLNGTTASTSDIKSVLNDIGTLGTDGGILLYLDEIQYFNKRQQQSLLECVEQGTVTLIASTTENPYFYVYNALLSRCTVFEFKALTAADIRQGLQNAVARLGADDQTPILIPDDALDYLAQSAGGDMRKALGNLEFAVTAAPIENGTRTIDLSMVQQVAVRTAMRYDKLGDDHYDIVSAYQKSMRGSDPDAALHYLARLLEAGDLPSACRRLMVCACEDVGLAWPQIIPIVKAAVDIANAVGLPEARLPLADAVVLVATAPKSNSAHNAINAAVADVQAGRTGPIPRQLQNKHYDGADAKVKGQHYLYPHDFPNHWTAQQYLPDAIKDRRYYEPGDNKNEQAFAQYWKMIKGE
- a CDS encoding ATP-dependent Clp protease ATP-binding subunit, with protein sequence MLFRSYKGLSRGASRTVRTALRLAGQQGCATADTGHLLLAMLQTAQGPAADFLRRKRVTTASLTEAAPKRSGTGQPHRLRKNDLSSDSRKAIEFAILGAHASSAAKAENEHLLCAMLEDTACTASIWLAAAGIEVPQAARECRQLSGQMTLPVQPRMSTARSGRPSEKYGRDLTRLAQEGRLDPVLCREEELERMVEILCRRQKNNPCLLGEPGVGKSALAEALAQAIASGQITPALRGKRVLALDMASMVAGTKYRGDFEERFKNLLEELYRDRSTILFIDEIHLIAGAGAAEGAIDAASILKPMLARGEIQLIGATTPEEYRKTIQKDSALERRFGKVMVEEPTPENAEKILLGLMPRYERYHCVAIPPETIHAAVELSVRYLPGRFLPDKAIDLLDEAAAALRITDKESSGRRVLTPRHIARVVSKASGVPAERVGEAERERLNQLEARLSAEVIGQPAAVSAVAAAIRRSRTGLRENGRPIGAMLFLGPTGVGKTQLARTLAKCWFGSEKSLLRFDMSEYMEKHTVARLLGAPPGYVGHEEGGQLTEAVRRRPYSVVLFDEIEKAHSDIQNLLLQILEGGSLTDAQGRRADFSNTIILLTSNLGARCLSGQTAPLGFGTAQTERSRRSKQAIQEAKDYFRPELMGRLDEVVVFDPLGPEQLAGIADRLLRELEVRAAGQGYLLTHTASAAKVLAGDTVPPYGARELRRKVSRAVEQALADRIAAGTAHPGTLYTADADADGHIILTESDSALCV
- a CDS encoding GntR family transcriptional regulator, giving the protein MNKQTENRLGGELRSQHTAARLLEELENGRYSGAAQLPSELELASDLGVSRTVVRDALSELERDGYLERVRGIGTLVNRDVVQLKNRMDQKLEFYKMIRTIGKEPRSDNLSVTREIASPALAEKLQLPTDAPQTLVFVRRRVMADDTPVLFSTDILPLSLFDNKRLEGIDFSQPIFDIAARHCHTEVTETVAHLHAVSGPAGIRRQLALRPEQALLQLEEICYSRLCKPVLCCQTYYTDFFDFAMVRKLL
- a CDS encoding endonuclease III; this translates as MTKKELARICIDRLKKEYPRSECTLDYDHAWQLLVSVRLAAQCTDARVNVVVQDLFARYPSVEALAAAEPEEIEAIVKPCGLGRSKARDISACMRKLRDEYGGKVPSDFDALLSLPGVGRKSANLIMGDVFGKPAIVTDTHCIRLCNRIGLVDGIKEPAKVEKELWKIIPPEEGSDFCHRLVDHGRAVCTARTTPYCDKCCLADVCRARKEFDR